A stretch of Dermochelys coriacea isolate rDerCor1 chromosome 6, rDerCor1.pri.v4, whole genome shotgun sequence DNA encodes these proteins:
- the PHLDA2 gene encoding pleckstrin homology-like domain family A member 2 isoform X2 → MQMPGEVIREGELEKRSDSLFQFWKKKLVVLTKDSLSLFPDGHKRARGKELGFHSILKVDCVERTGKYIYFTIVTTDRKEIDFRCPDQSCWNASITMALIDFQNKRAIQDFKSRQELEPAAGRQERGLARAP, encoded by the coding sequence ATGCAGATGCCGGGCGAGGTGATCCGGGAGGGCGAGCTGGAGAAGCGCAGCGACAGCCTCTTCCAGTTCTGGAAGAAGAAGCTGGTGGTGCTGACCAAGGACAGCCTGAGCCTCTTCCCGGACGGGCACAAGCGCGCCCGGGGCAAGGAGCTGggcttccactccatcctcaaggTGGACTGCGTGGAGCGCACGGGCAAGTACATCTACTTCACCATCGTCACCACGGACCGCAAGGAGATCGACTTCCGCTGCCCGGACCAGAGCTGCTGGAACGCCTCCATCACCATGGCGCTCATCGACTTCCAGAACAAGCGGGCCATCCAGGACTTCAAGAGCCGCCAAGAGCTGGAGCCGGCGGCGGGCCGCCAGGAGCGGGGCCTGGCCCGGGCGCCCTGA
- the PHLDA2 gene encoding pleckstrin homology-like domain family A member 2 isoform X1 — MKMQMQMPGEVIREGELEKRSDSLFQFWKKKLVVLTKDSLSLFPDGHKRARGKELGFHSILKVDCVERTGKYIYFTIVTTDRKEIDFRCPDQSCWNASITMALIDFQNKRAIQDFKSRQELEPAAGRQERGLARAP, encoded by the coding sequence ATGAAGATGCAGATGCAGATGCCGGGCGAGGTGATCCGGGAGGGCGAGCTGGAGAAGCGCAGCGACAGCCTCTTCCAGTTCTGGAAGAAGAAGCTGGTGGTGCTGACCAAGGACAGCCTGAGCCTCTTCCCGGACGGGCACAAGCGCGCCCGGGGCAAGGAGCTGggcttccactccatcctcaaggTGGACTGCGTGGAGCGCACGGGCAAGTACATCTACTTCACCATCGTCACCACGGACCGCAAGGAGATCGACTTCCGCTGCCCGGACCAGAGCTGCTGGAACGCCTCCATCACCATGGCGCTCATCGACTTCCAGAACAAGCGGGCCATCCAGGACTTCAAGAGCCGCCAAGAGCTGGAGCCGGCGGCGGGCCGCCAGGAGCGGGGCCTGGCCCGGGCGCCCTGA